A single Streptomyces sannanensis DNA region contains:
- a CDS encoding UDP-glucose/GDP-mannose dehydrogenase family protein — MALKITVIGTGYLGATHAAAMAELGFEVLGLDVVPEKIELLASGRVPMYEPGLEELLRKHVAGLEGSTGRLRFTTSWEEVGEFGDVHFVCVNTPQKHGEYACDMSFVDAAFESLAPRLKRPALVVGKSTVPVGSAARLAGRLAELAPAGADAELAWNPEFLREGFAVRDTLHPDRIVVGVESERAEKLLREVYATPVGEGSPFVVTDFPTAELVKTAANSFLATKISFINAMAEVCEAADGDVVKLAEAIGHDERIGKKFLRAGVGFGGGCLPKDIRAFMARAGELGADQALTFLREVDSINMRRRGHMVELAREAVGGDSFLGKRVAVLGATFKPDSDDVRDSPALNVAGQIHLQGGQVTVYDPKGMENARRLFPTLGYAPTALDAVRGADVVLHLTEWQEFRELDPAELGAVAGRRVVLDGRNALDPSRWREAGWTYRAMGRPQA, encoded by the coding sequence ATGGCCCTCAAGATCACCGTGATCGGCACCGGCTACCTCGGCGCGACGCACGCCGCAGCCATGGCCGAGCTGGGGTTCGAGGTGCTGGGGCTCGATGTCGTTCCGGAGAAGATCGAGCTGCTGGCGTCGGGCCGGGTCCCGATGTACGAGCCGGGGCTCGAGGAGCTGCTGCGCAAGCATGTGGCCGGCCTCGAGGGATCGACGGGGCGGCTGCGCTTCACGACGTCCTGGGAGGAGGTCGGCGAGTTCGGCGATGTGCACTTCGTGTGCGTGAACACTCCGCAGAAGCACGGCGAGTACGCCTGCGACATGTCGTTCGTCGACGCGGCTTTCGAATCGCTGGCCCCGCGGCTGAAGCGGCCCGCGCTGGTCGTCGGCAAGTCCACCGTTCCGGTGGGCAGCGCGGCGCGGCTGGCCGGGCGGCTGGCGGAGCTGGCGCCGGCGGGTGCGGACGCGGAGCTCGCCTGGAACCCGGAGTTCCTGCGCGAGGGTTTCGCCGTGCGGGACACGCTGCACCCGGACCGGATCGTGGTCGGGGTCGAGAGCGAGCGGGCCGAGAAGCTGCTGCGCGAGGTGTACGCGACCCCGGTCGGGGAAGGGTCGCCGTTCGTGGTGACGGACTTCCCGACCGCCGAGCTGGTGAAGACCGCCGCGAACTCCTTCCTGGCGACGAAGATCTCGTTCATCAACGCCATGGCGGAGGTATGCGAGGCCGCCGACGGCGATGTGGTGAAGCTGGCCGAGGCGATCGGGCACGACGAGCGCATCGGGAAGAAGTTCCTGCGGGCCGGGGTCGGTTTCGGCGGCGGCTGCCTGCCGAAGGACATCCGGGCCTTCATGGCGCGGGCCGGTGAGCTGGGGGCCGACCAGGCGCTGACCTTCCTGCGGGAGGTCGACTCAATCAACATGCGGCGCCGCGGGCACATGGTGGAGCTGGCCCGCGAGGCCGTGGGCGGCGACTCCTTCCTGGGCAAGCGGGTGGCCGTGCTGGGCGCGACCTTCAAGCCGGACTCGGACGACGTACGGGACTCGCCGGCGCTGAATGTCGCCGGACAGATCCATCTGCAGGGCGGCCAGGTCACGGTCTACGACCCGAAGGGTATGGAGAACGCCCGCCGTCTCTTCCCGACGCTCGGGTACGCCCCGACCGCGCTGGACGCGGTGCGGGGCGCGGATGTCGTGCTGCATCTGACGGAGTGGCAGGAGTTCCGTGAGCTCGACCCGGCAGAGCTGGGTGCGGTGGCGGGCCGGCGGGTCGTGCTCGACGGCCGCAACGCGCTGGACCCGTCGCGCTGGCGCGAGGCCGGCTGGACGTACCGGGCGATGGGCCGTCCGCAGGCGTAG